Within the Tursiops truncatus isolate mTurTru1 chromosome 19, mTurTru1.mat.Y, whole genome shotgun sequence genome, the region ACACAGGGGAAGGAACTACTTTCTGCCCATCTGAGGCAGGCTCCTAGGGACTTGATGGGAAAGtagaaaaaacaggaaagaaaaaaactgctgGCCCCAAACTCTTTTCCGCCTATGAGTCATTTCAGTCTTTTGAGGTAATGAACTGTACTTTTCCCCTTTCCAAATCTTACAGGGAAAAGGGACAATGATTAATGGTATAGGTTTGTAACTTAactattttgtattgttttcttttccttctacgtTCTAGGGTATCATATCACCTGCATCCCAGGATCCCTGAGggaagggaattttttttccccttttacattGCTGACCTCTGCTGGATGAGAGGAAATTCACAGGCGAAGGCTGATTTGTCTCTAAAGTTTTGTTTGGGTTTGATTTAATTCAAATTCAAgattgtttgaaaaaaataaaggatttttctgtaaataaataatttttaaaatttacagccagaaagtgttaaatattttatgtttttacaaTGATAAAAAACCAGAAGTGATTGTGAAATACATGTACCTGTATTGTTGATGAGTGTGAAGTGATGTGACCCTACGGAATTGAATTTGTAGAACGTAAGGAGAGTAATTTTAAAAGGGCCCTTGGggtgtccctggtggcgcagtggttaagaatctgcctgccaatgcaggggacacaggttcgagacctggtccgggaagatcccacatgccatggagcaactaaaccctgtgcaccacaacaactcagcctgtgctctggagcctgtgatccacaactactgaagcccacgtgcctagagtccgtgctctgcaacaagagaagccactgcagtgaaaagcccacccaccgcaatgaagagcagcccctgctctctgcaactagaggaagcccaggcacagcaacgaagacccaatgcagcccaaaataaataaatttataaaaaattaaaaaatcaaatcaaatcaaaggGCCTTTGATCCAGTTGATCTTCTGCAAATCCAGAAGccataagtaattttaaaaagtaaaagtactcACCTTTTGGCTGGAACTGCCATCTTCCAGTAATTCTCCAAAATGACCAacacaaagggaaagaggaggaacaCCTGCTGCATGTTCCCTAGGCCTTTTAGAAAACATGGAGTTGTTCCTTTGGCCACATACATGCGAATCTACAAGAAAGGTGATACTGTAGATATCAAGGGAATGGGCACTGTTCAAAAAGGAATGCCCCGCAAATGTTACCATGGTAAAACTGGGAGAGTCTACAATGTTACCCAGCATGCTGTTGGCATCATTATAAACAAACAAGTTAAGGGCAAGATTCTTACCAAGAGAATTAATGTGCCTATCGAGCATATTAAGCACTCTAAGAGCCGAGATAGCTTCCTGAAACCGGTGAAGGAAAATggtcagaaaaagaaggaagccaaagagaaaggtACTTGGGGTCAACTGAAGCGCCAGCCTGCTCCACCCAGAGAAGCACACTTCATGAGAACCAACGGAAAGGAGCCTGAACTGTTGCAGCCCATTCCCTATGAATTCATGGCATGATGggtgtgaagaaaataaaagacctcgactgtaaaaaaaaaaaaaaagtaaaaaagtaaaagtactcATTCCCAAAGTTACTCATCAAATTATGCCCATAAATATCCAGGAGCACACTATTGGCTAAAGAGATTGTGATATACCCACATCAGTCAGATAtgaaagctgatttttttcttctagttttgttgagatacaattgacatatagcactgcgTAAGTtgaaggtgtacagcataatgatttgacttatatgtaccatgaaatgatgaccacagtaagtttagtgaacagccatcatctcatacagatacaaaattaaagaaacagaaaacctttttctccttgtgatgaaaactcttagaatttactctCCTAACAACTTTCTTTGTAACATATGGCAGTGTTAATTATAGTtattatgctgtacattatatctctagtacttatttatctgataactggaagtttgtaccttttgacaacattcatacaatttcccctccctcacccctgcctcTAGTAACCACAAATACAATCTCTTTTTATATAAGTTTGCTAGTTtttgttcacttgtttgtttgtttttgaagtataattgcccTGCAACACTGTTAgctcctgttacacaacatagtgatctGTTAtctctatatatttcaaaaaaagcaccatgata harbors:
- the LOC109550102 gene encoding large ribosomal subunit protein eL21-like is translated as MTNTKGKRRNTCCMFPRPFRKHGVVPLATYMRIYKKGDTVDIKGMGTVQKGMPRKCYHGKTGRVYNVTQHAVGIIINKQVKGKILTKRINVPIEHIKHSKSRDSFLKPVKENGQKKKEAKEKGTWGQLKRQPAPPREAHFMRTNGKEPELLQPIPYEFMA